A genomic segment from uncultured Marinifilum sp. encodes:
- a CDS encoding NAD(P)H-hydrate dehydratase encodes MKIFPSARVAKIDAYTIENEPILSIDLMERAAGKLLDKVIKEFPAPRNCKIFVGPGNNGGDGLALARLLNQSNYSVEVYMLNITKKLSTDAEINLQRLKLIKTIDIYELASAEAMPWVFPDDIVIDAIFGSGLSRPLNGIALEVVKAINACDAKVIAIDIPSGLMGEDNSNNNSYGIVKADLTLSFQFPKLAFLFPENAKYVGEWSVLPIGLHPEIIRTEPTYFKMLTREFVKSLLIPRKKFDHKGSYGHGLLISGSYGKMGAAVLASRAALRSGIGLLTSHIPRLGYEIMQTSVPETMVSIDRSDLIFTEFPKLDQFKAIAIGPGIDKKQNSYRAMIDLLEEVKVPVVVDADAINIIGEHAELKNNLPMGCVFTPHMKEFERLVGKSKDSYTRNRMQREFAKTHGITMVLKGAYTAIACPEGSCYFNPTGNPGMATAGSGDVLTGIILSLLSQGYPSKVAAIIGVYLHGLAGDLAAEKIGLEALTASDIVNFLPNAWLALKK; translated from the coding sequence ATGAAAATCTTTCCATCAGCACGGGTTGCCAAAATAGATGCTTATACTATCGAAAATGAACCCATTTTATCGATTGATTTAATGGAGAGAGCAGCGGGTAAACTTCTTGATAAAGTAATTAAAGAGTTCCCTGCTCCTCGTAACTGTAAAATATTTGTGGGGCCAGGAAATAATGGTGGCGATGGTTTGGCTTTGGCAAGACTACTGAATCAGAGTAATTACTCAGTTGAGGTTTATATGCTAAATATAACTAAAAAACTATCAACTGATGCAGAGATAAATCTGCAAAGGTTAAAATTGATAAAAACGATTGATATTTATGAATTGGCTTCAGCAGAAGCCATGCCATGGGTTTTTCCAGATGATATTGTAATTGATGCAATATTTGGTTCTGGCTTATCGCGACCACTTAATGGAATTGCTTTAGAAGTAGTGAAAGCGATAAATGCCTGCGATGCAAAAGTAATAGCAATTGATATACCATCAGGATTAATGGGAGAGGATAATTCGAATAATAATAGTTATGGTATTGTTAAGGCTGACTTAACTTTAAGTTTTCAATTTCCGAAATTAGCTTTTCTTTTTCCTGAGAATGCAAAATATGTTGGAGAATGGAGCGTTTTACCTATTGGTTTGCATCCTGAGATTATTAGAACAGAACCGACCTATTTTAAAATGTTGACACGCGAGTTTGTAAAATCTTTGCTGATTCCACGAAAAAAGTTCGACCATAAAGGTAGTTATGGACATGGATTATTAATTAGCGGAAGCTATGGGAAAATGGGTGCTGCAGTCTTGGCTTCCAGGGCAGCTTTGCGATCTGGAATTGGTTTGTTAACATCGCACATTCCGCGTTTAGGATATGAAATTATGCAAACAAGCGTTCCCGAAACAATGGTAAGTATCGATCGGTCGGATCTTATCTTTACAGAATTTCCTAAGCTCGATCAGTTTAAAGCTATTGCAATTGGGCCGGGAATTGATAAGAAACAGAATTCATATCGCGCCATGATTGATTTACTGGAAGAGGTAAAAGTACCAGTGGTTGTTGATGCCGATGCAATAAATATTATTGGTGAGCATGCCGAATTAAAAAATAATTTACCAATGGGTTGTGTGTTTACGCCGCACATGAAAGAATTTGAACGATTGGTAGGAAAATCAAAGGATAGTTATACGAGAAATCGTATGCAACGTGAATTTGCCAAAACGCATGGAATTACAATGGTTTTAAAAGGAGCGTATACTGCCATTGCATGTCCCGAAGGAAGCTGTTATTTTAATCCAACAGGAAATCCAGGAATGGCAACAGCAGGAAGTGGCGATGTGCTAACAGGAATAATATTATCTTTGCTTTCGCAAGGATATCCATCGAAAGTGGCTGCCATTATTGGTGTATATTTGCATGGATTAGCTGGTGATTTGGCTGCTGAAAAAATTGGATTAGAGGCTCTTACTGCGAGCGATATTGTTAATTTTTTGCCAAATGCCTGGTTGGCGCTAAAAAAATAA
- a CDS encoding DUF4831 family protein, producing the protein MNKNIFKLLIAFLIVAGTIENAEAQKRKTLDTPSTVIYALPQTVLKVDVIAKKTILKEGPFADYAQKYLGISDIVKANGTSWQLISAELTGKGEVDPQQFHKIVTSVDYEPSLVSLTPEGLIRGFNLKNNRSEDIEREGIVLSKDVVNIEYGKFSIDPIIKYKEDTIYKVVETDTAFVKVPVLEKQALTKSLEEKAEEAAHEIFKLRKRRFKILTANYEVLPPDGKAYQIIVDELAKLENEYLSLFIGKKVSVQKSFQFSYVPKKGENGGVIFRMSPQNGPVDVSDLGGRPIRVDFKNLNTTEELTILPTAGTDPQKQIKYRIPGMADVTISNGKSTLLKKRMPIAQFGKIVSMPAEVLLNENYAVEFYPDLGSIKNVSK; encoded by the coding sequence ATGAATAAAAACATCTTTAAATTATTAATTGCATTTTTAATTGTTGCAGGAACAATTGAAAATGCAGAGGCTCAGAAAAGAAAAACTTTAGACACTCCCAGTACTGTAATTTATGCCTTACCACAAACAGTATTAAAGGTGGATGTAATTGCAAAGAAAACAATTTTAAAGGAAGGTCCTTTTGCCGATTATGCTCAAAAATATTTAGGTATTTCTGATATTGTAAAAGCTAACGGAACCAGTTGGCAGCTTATTTCTGCCGAATTAACAGGAAAAGGAGAGGTAGATCCGCAGCAGTTTCATAAAATAGTTACTTCGGTAGATTATGAGCCATCTTTAGTGTCTTTAACACCCGAAGGCTTAATCAGAGGTTTTAACTTAAAAAATAATCGCTCAGAAGATATAGAGCGTGAGGGGATTGTTTTATCTAAGGATGTTGTGAATATAGAATATGGTAAGTTTTCTATAGATCCAATCATTAAATACAAAGAGGATACCATTTATAAAGTTGTTGAAACAGATACTGCTTTTGTAAAAGTTCCGGTATTGGAAAAACAGGCCTTAACAAAGTCGCTGGAAGAAAAAGCCGAAGAAGCAGCTCATGAAATTTTTAAATTAAGAAAAAGAAGATTTAAGATCTTAACAGCTAATTATGAGGTTCTTCCTCCCGATGGAAAAGCATATCAAATTATAGTCGATGAATTGGCTAAGCTTGAGAATGAGTATCTATCTCTGTTTATAGGTAAAAAAGTTAGTGTTCAGAAATCTTTTCAATTTTCCTATGTACCTAAAAAAGGTGAAAATGGAGGTGTTATTTTTCGCATGTCGCCACAAAATGGTCCTGTTGATGTAAGCGATTTAGGCGGAAGACCTATTCGTGTTGATTTTAAAAATTTGAATACAACTGAGGAATTAACAATTTTGCCGACAGCAGGTACCGATCCTCAAAAACAAATTAAGTATCGAATTCCTGGCATGGCCGATGTTACCATTTCAAATGGTAAAAGTACTCTGCTAAAAAAGCGTATGCCAATTGCTCAGTTTGGAAAAATTGTGAGTATGCCTGCGGAGGTGTTGTTAAACGAAAATTATGCTGTTGAGTTTTATCCTGATCTAGGATCCATAAAGAATGTAAGTAAATAA
- a CDS encoding aminoacyl-histidine dipeptidase: MSKEILSLEPKAIWENFYSLTQIPRPSKHEDAIQDFMMKFGKDLGLETIKDEIGNIIIKKPATLGFENRKGVVMQGHLDMVPQKNADTDHDFEKDPITAVIDGDWVTANGTTLGADNGMGVAAAMAVLQSSDIEHGPVEALFTADEETGMTGAFGLKNDVLDGDILLNMDSEDEGELYVGCAGGIDANVTMKYKEEKLEKGHVAYKLYMKGLKGGHSGMEIILGRGNSNKLLFRFIKFATKNFKLKLASVDGGSLRNAIPRESFAVVAVPKKYNEKFLAAVAEFESTYKAELSAVEPDLVFFAEATDTPKKVFKKKSQKNLTNAIYACPNGIIRMSDDMPGLVETSLNLARVYSNDGKIIVQALIRSSVNSAKDDLAQMVASTFEMVGGKVKLEGEYPGWKPNMESPILKTMQDVYNNKFGKVPEIKAIHAGLECGLLGAVYPNWDMISFGPTIRFPHSPDEKVKIDTVAKFWDFVVETLKHIPVKE, translated from the coding sequence ATGAGCAAAGAAATTTTAAGCCTCGAGCCTAAGGCAATTTGGGAAAATTTTTATTCACTAACTCAGATTCCACGTCCATCGAAGCACGAAGATGCAATTCAGGATTTCATGATGAAATTCGGTAAGGATTTGGGTTTAGAAACCATCAAGGATGAAATTGGAAATATCATAATTAAAAAGCCAGCTACACTAGGTTTCGAAAATCGTAAAGGTGTGGTAATGCAGGGGCATCTGGATATGGTTCCTCAAAAAAATGCAGATACAGATCACGATTTTGAAAAAGATCCGATTACTGCTGTTATCGATGGTGACTGGGTAACTGCTAATGGTACTACTTTAGGTGCAGATAATGGAATGGGTGTGGCTGCAGCAATGGCTGTTTTGCAGTCTAGCGATATTGAGCACGGACCAGTTGAGGCTTTGTTTACCGCTGATGAAGAAACAGGAATGACTGGCGCTTTTGGTCTTAAAAATGATGTTCTTGATGGTGATATTCTTTTGAACATGGATTCGGAAGATGAGGGTGAACTATATGTAGGTTGTGCAGGTGGTATTGATGCCAATGTAACAATGAAATACAAAGAGGAGAAACTAGAGAAAGGTCATGTAGCATATAAGCTATACATGAAAGGTTTGAAAGGTGGACACTCGGGAATGGAAATTATTTTGGGGCGTGGAAACTCAAACAAATTATTGTTCCGTTTCATAAAATTTGCAACTAAAAACTTTAAGTTAAAACTGGCTTCGGTTGATGGAGGATCTCTTCGTAATGCAATTCCTCGTGAGTCGTTTGCTGTTGTTGCTGTACCAAAAAAATACAATGAGAAATTCTTAGCTGCAGTGGCTGAGTTTGAATCTACTTATAAAGCCGAACTTTCTGCTGTTGAACCAGATTTAGTATTCTTTGCAGAAGCTACTGATACTCCTAAAAAAGTATTCAAAAAGAAATCTCAAAAGAATCTTACCAATGCTATTTATGCTTGTCCTAATGGTATTATTCGCATGAGCGATGATATGCCAGGATTAGTAGAAACTTCATTAAACTTGGCTCGTGTATATAGTAATGATGGAAAAATTATTGTTCAGGCATTAATTCGATCATCAGTAAATTCGGCTAAAGATGATTTGGCACAAATGGTTGCTTCTACTTTCGAAATGGTAGGTGGAAAAGTAAAATTAGAAGGTGAATATCCAGGATGGAAACCAAATATGGAATCTCCAATTTTGAAAACAATGCAGGATGTTTACAATAACAAATTTGGTAAAGTTCCTGAAATTAAAGCAATTCATGCAGGTTTAGAGTGTGGTTTATTAGGAGCTGTTTATCCAAATTGGGATATGATTTCATTCGGACCAACCATTCGTTTTCCTCACTCACCAGATGAGAAAGTGAAAATTGATACAGTTGCTAAATTTTGGGATTTTGTAGTGGAAACATTAAAGCATATACCAGTAAAAGAATAA
- a CDS encoding DUF2062 domain-containing protein — protein sequence MNYQSYIEKFKFSNIKKTVAAEITAENNSNSVIALSLALGAFLAFSPTWGFQTALAISLALAFRLNKVLVLLSVNLSSIPPLIPLILLAGYQAGSFALYGKFQSEVPDLTNLKTLGENYLQFALGSIIMSTAIGAVFFLVIYFLLKKFR from the coding sequence ATGAATTATCAATCGTATATCGAGAAATTTAAATTTTCCAATATTAAAAAAACTGTTGCTGCGGAGATTACTGCTGAAAACAATTCCAACTCTGTAATTGCTCTTTCTTTGGCCTTAGGTGCTTTTTTAGCATTCTCACCAACCTGGGGTTTTCAGACAGCTTTGGCAATATCATTAGCTCTTGCCTTTCGTTTAAATAAGGTTTTAGTACTGCTAAGCGTTAATTTAAGCAGCATTCCTCCTCTCATCCCTCTAATTTTGTTAGCAGGATATCAAGCTGGTTCTTTTGCTTTATATGGTAAATTTCAGAGCGAAGTTCCAGATCTTACCAATTTAAAAACTCTAGGAGAAAATTATTTACAGTTTGCATTAGGTTCTATTATTATGAGTACAGCAATTGGTGCTGTTTTTTTTCTTGTTATTTATTTTCTCTTAAAAAAATTCAGGTAA
- a CDS encoding alanine racemase, translating to MNPLHTKIIRPTLLIDKAKCIANIDNMIARAKRSNTRLRPHFKTHQSAEIGGWFMERGVQSIAVSSLSMAKYFADNGWKDITVAIPVNVREIDLINDLSAKIQLNLLIESRESILFLDSELTNKINIFIKVDTGYNRCGLPSEAIGSIQILLDLIKESKNLNCKGFLAHTGHNYNASDQNQIHKNHSKTLLDLNELKDIFRKDIPHLEISLGDTPACSISEEFYGIDEIRPGNFVFYDIMQYVLGSCEENRIAVAMACPVIAKNIDRNELVIYGGGVHFSKEFIEADDEGTKLFGSIVRLTENGWGEILGGGFLANLSQEHGIIRCSDILFDEFTIGDLIGILPIHSCMTANLMKEYLSTDGNWIRTINSCK from the coding sequence ATGAACCCACTGCACACCAAAATAATTCGTCCTACTTTATTAATAGATAAGGCAAAGTGTATTGCTAATATCGATAATATGATTGCCCGAGCTAAACGGTCTAACACAAGGTTACGACCTCATTTTAAGACTCATCAGTCGGCCGAAATTGGTGGGTGGTTTATGGAAAGAGGTGTGCAGTCTATAGCAGTATCGTCGCTTAGCATGGCAAAATATTTTGCTGACAATGGCTGGAAAGATATTACTGTTGCCATTCCGGTAAATGTGCGTGAAATTGATCTTATAAATGATTTATCCGCTAAAATACAGTTAAATTTGCTGATAGAATCAAGAGAAAGTATCTTGTTTTTAGATTCAGAATTAACTAATAAGATAAATATTTTTATTAAGGTCGATACTGGTTATAACCGTTGTGGACTTCCGAGTGAAGCTATTGGTTCCATTCAAATTTTATTGGATTTAATTAAGGAATCTAAAAATTTAAATTGCAAAGGCTTTCTTGCTCATACCGGGCACAATTACAATGCAAGCGACCAAAATCAGATTCATAAAAATCATAGCAAAACTCTACTCGATTTAAATGAACTTAAAGATATATTTCGTAAGGATATTCCACATCTGGAAATCTCTTTGGGAGATACGCCCGCTTGCAGTATTAGCGAAGAATTTTATGGGATAGATGAAATTCGCCCTGGTAACTTTGTCTTTTATGATATCATGCAATATGTTTTGGGATCGTGTGAAGAAAATCGAATTGCAGTTGCCATGGCTTGCCCAGTAATAGCTAAAAACATAGACCGTAACGAATTGGTTATTTATGGAGGTGGCGTACATTTTTCTAAAGAATTTATCGAAGCCGACGACGAAGGCACTAAATTATTTGGGAGCATTGTTCGCCTTACAGAAAATGGCTGGGGCGAAATTTTAGGTGGTGGATTTTTAGCAAATCTTTCACAGGAACATGGAATTATCCGCTGTAGCGATATACTATTCGATGAATTTACCATTGGCGATTTAATTGGAATATTACCTATTCATTCGTGTATGACTGCTAATTTAATGAAGGAATATCTTTCTACAGATGGAAATTGGATTAGAACGATAAACAGCTGTAAATAA
- a CDS encoding nicotinate phosphoribosyltransferase, which produces MNTLTENSGLYTDFYELTMAQGYYLSGKGNENTVFDYYYRTNPYKGGYLVFAGLYDLLKILQNFTYNKENIEFLRNAGLRDEFLQYLETFQFKAKVYSVREGEIVFPNEPIVRVEGNIIEAQLIETLLLNYLNFQSLIATKACRIRNVIGDKTFSDFGLRRAQGLGGVHASRAAIIGGADSTSNVYSGFNYGIPVSGTQAHAWVQSFEEEIDAFRKYAEINPENTVLLVDTYNTLKSGVPNAIIIAKELETKGYRLIGIRLDSGDLAYLSQKARKMLDDANLNYVEIFASNQLNEYVIKSLNEQGAQIDGYGIGTELVTGKDTGALDGVYKLVENNEIPRLKISENIEKITMPGKKKLIRYLDSDGLFFRDGIILNDETNIDKLYHPFHKDKNTDVSNYTSEELSKLVMENGKILIKEQTPGEINSYLKKRFAQLPDGHKRFISPHIYKVGISNNLMSLRDNMLKEIRSKI; this is translated from the coding sequence ATGAATACACTAACGGAAAACTCTGGTTTATATACTGATTTTTACGAACTAACTATGGCTCAGGGATATTACCTAAGCGGCAAAGGGAATGAAAATACAGTATTCGATTACTATTACCGAACAAATCCTTACAAAGGTGGCTATCTGGTTTTTGCTGGTCTTTATGATTTATTAAAGATTCTGCAGAACTTTACATACAATAAAGAAAACATCGAATTTTTGCGAAATGCAGGATTACGCGATGAGTTTCTGCAATATTTAGAAACTTTTCAGTTTAAAGCTAAGGTATACAGCGTTCGAGAAGGAGAAATTGTATTCCCAAACGAACCAATTGTAAGAGTTGAAGGAAATATAATTGAAGCTCAGCTAATAGAAACACTTCTATTAAACTATCTTAATTTTCAGTCTTTAATTGCAACTAAAGCATGCAGAATTAGAAATGTTATTGGGGATAAAACATTTTCCGACTTTGGCCTGCGAAGAGCTCAGGGATTAGGAGGAGTACATGCTAGCCGAGCTGCAATAATAGGCGGCGCCGATTCTACTTCGAATGTTTATAGTGGCTTTAATTATGGTATTCCGGTTAGTGGAACTCAAGCTCATGCCTGGGTGCAAAGTTTCGAAGAAGAAATAGATGCCTTTAGAAAATATGCTGAAATAAACCCTGAAAATACTGTTCTTTTGGTTGATACCTATAACACTTTAAAATCGGGTGTTCCCAATGCAATTATTATTGCCAAAGAATTAGAAACAAAAGGTTATCGTTTAATTGGCATTAGACTGGATAGTGGCGATTTGGCATATCTAAGCCAAAAAGCTAGAAAAATGCTCGATGATGCCAATCTTAATTACGTTGAAATATTTGCCTCGAACCAACTAAACGAATATGTAATTAAAAGTTTGAACGAACAAGGAGCACAAATAGATGGTTATGGCATTGGTACCGAATTGGTAACTGGAAAAGATACTGGTGCTTTAGATGGTGTTTATAAACTTGTGGAGAACAATGAAATTCCAAGGCTAAAAATCTCAGAAAATATTGAGAAAATTACCATGCCCGGGAAAAAGAAATTAATTAGATATCTTGATTCAGATGGTCTGTTTTTTAGAGATGGAATTATCTTGAACGATGAAACTAATATTGATAAACTTTATCATCCCTTTCATAAAGATAAAAATACCGATGTTTCCAATTACACATCAGAAGAACTTAGTAAACTTGTAATGGAAAATGGAAAAATCCTTATTAAAGAACAAACTCCGGGAGAAATTAATTCATACCTTAAAAAGCGATTTGCACAACTTCCTGATGGACACAAAAGATTTATTAGCCCCCATATTTATAAAGTTGGTATATCGAATAATTTAATGAGTTTAAGAGATAACATGCTAAAAGAAATAAGAAGTAAAATTTAA
- a CDS encoding MFS transporter, with the protein MTEKIKQSLRDSKAARWSALGIISITMFAGYFLTDVMSPLKPMLESEFGWSSTNYGIFTSAYGWLNVFLFMLIFGGIILDRMGVRFTGLMSSGIMVLGAAIKFWAVTNPTLESSTMFGIHTQVFLASVGFAIFGVGVEIAGITVSKIIVKWFKGYEMAFAMGMQMAVARIGTMLAMVAPVPLAMYFSNVHTQVENGQLVEKMGPSISAPIAFALILLIIGFIAFFIYVSMDKKLDASEAVESNEEKQATTFSNLMSGIFSDLLLIIRNKGFWLIAILCVLFYSSVFPFIKYAADLMVNKYGLDQEVAGSIPGLLPLGTLFLTPIFGGIYDKLGKGATIMIIGAVLILFVHSIFSLPILNYWYVAVALTIILGIALSLVPSAMWPSVPKIIPEEQLGTAFSLIFWIQNWGLMGIPLLIGYVLDQSNPQVALAKANGTEIPLYDYTNPMLIFTGLGFLAIVVGFLLKREDRIKGYGLQLPNIQK; encoded by the coding sequence ATGACTGAAAAAATAAAACAGAGTCTGCGAGACTCTAAAGCCGCAAGATGGTCTGCATTGGGAATAATTTCTATCACAATGTTTGCCGGATATTTCTTAACCGACGTTATGTCTCCATTAAAACCAATGCTCGAGTCTGAGTTTGGTTGGTCGAGTACTAATTATGGGATTTTTACAAGTGCTTATGGTTGGTTAAATGTATTCCTGTTTATGCTTATTTTTGGTGGAATTATCCTCGATAGAATGGGTGTACGTTTTACTGGCTTAATGTCATCGGGTATTATGGTTTTGGGTGCTGCAATTAAGTTTTGGGCAGTTACAAATCCTACTCTCGAAAGCAGTACTATGTTTGGAATTCATACTCAGGTATTTTTAGCTTCGGTTGGATTTGCAATTTTTGGTGTTGGCGTTGAAATTGCCGGTATAACCGTATCAAAAATCATTGTTAAATGGTTTAAAGGATACGAAATGGCATTCGCAATGGGTATGCAAATGGCTGTAGCCAGAATTGGAACCATGCTCGCAATGGTTGCCCCAGTGCCTTTGGCAATGTATTTTTCAAATGTTCATACACAAGTTGAAAATGGACAATTGGTTGAAAAAATGGGACCAAGTATTTCGGCACCTATTGCCTTTGCCTTAATTTTATTAATAATTGGTTTTATAGCATTTTTTATATATGTATCTATGGATAAAAAACTAGATGCATCGGAAGCTGTAGAAAGTAATGAAGAAAAGCAAGCTACCACATTTAGTAACTTAATGTCGGGTATTTTTTCAGATTTATTATTAATAATCCGAAACAAAGGATTTTGGTTAATTGCCATTTTGTGTGTCTTGTTTTATTCATCGGTTTTTCCTTTCATAAAATATGCTGCCGATTTAATGGTTAATAAATATGGTTTAGATCAAGAAGTAGCAGGTAGTATACCAGGTTTATTACCATTGGGAACATTATTTTTAACACCTATTTTCGGTGGTATTTACGATAAGCTTGGAAAAGGTGCAACGATAATGATTATTGGGGCAGTTCTTATTTTATTTGTTCATTCAATTTTCTCTTTACCTATATTAAACTATTGGTATGTAGCTGTAGCATTAACTATTATCTTGGGTATTGCATTATCGCTTGTGCCTTCAGCAATGTGGCCATCAGTACCAAAAATTATTCCAGAGGAACAGTTAGGAACAGCTTTCTCTCTAATTTTTTGGATACAAAATTGGGGATTAATGGGAATTCCACTGTTAATTGGTTATGTGTTAGATCAATCTAATCCGCAAGTAGCATTAGCCAAGGCAAATGGAACAGAAATACCTCTATACGATTATACCAATCCAATGTTGATTTTTACGGGACTTGGATTTTTAGCCATTGTAGTAGGATTTTTATTAAAACGTGAAGATAGAATTAAAGGCTATGGTTTGCAGTTGCCAAATATTCAAAAATAA
- a CDS encoding MFS transporter, whose amino-acid sequence MTETLRRTLRDSSAMRWAMLILLSGLTFSTYWFQDFFSGLKGLMETEMGFSSEEFGRILGLTTIANMCGMIIIGGIMLDKWGIRVAGIVFGGIAVLGGAISAMGAAGVFGADKSTMLNAIIVGRVLFGSGLEVVCVVATRTIVKWFKGYDLALAMAINMGFGRLGSAMGTALSLDIAGGHVSPAVTFAAGLIGLALIMFLVYTVFDVKLDKQEKAISSEKSGEVCDTDEDFKFSDLITLLQNKSFLYIALLCVTFYAAIFPFMQYAPDLLINKFGFTQDLPQAGEVLLMGSKAFGAASVYIVFFLFAILFAVVPNNFENKQTKAMFKIGALMAFMAYLFVMKDILAIWLNNGAKTASLIPLGTIIFTPIFGNIVDKKGKAASLMILGSLLLIFAHVSLSVLHNVIIAYFGLLSLGVAFSLVPAAMWPSVAKIVAENRLGTAYATMFTLQNWGLGLFFWGIGALLDFVNKGVAEGEPKDYTIPILVLVGCGVISIFLSFLLKKADRKQNYGLELPS is encoded by the coding sequence ATGACAGAGACTTTAAGAAGAACTTTGCGCGATTCTTCAGCAATGAGATGGGCAATGTTAATTCTCCTTTCGGGATTAACTTTCAGTACTTATTGGTTCCAGGATTTCTTTTCTGGTTTGAAAGGTTTAATGGAAACCGAAATGGGATTTTCTAGTGAGGAATTTGGTCGAATATTAGGCTTAACTACTATTGCTAATATGTGTGGTATGATTATCATTGGTGGTATCATGCTCGACAAGTGGGGCATTAGAGTTGCAGGTATAGTATTCGGAGGTATTGCAGTTCTTGGTGGTGCAATTTCCGCAATGGGTGCTGCCGGTGTATTTGGTGCAGATAAAAGCACCATGTTAAACGCAATTATAGTAGGCCGTGTTTTATTCGGATCGGGTCTTGAAGTTGTTTGTGTGGTTGCAACCAGAACTATTGTAAAATGGTTTAAAGGATACGACCTTGCTTTGGCAATGGCCATTAATATGGGATTTGGTCGTTTAGGTAGTGCTATGGGTACTGCTTTGTCGCTTGATATTGCTGGTGGTCATGTTTCTCCTGCTGTTACTTTTGCTGCAGGTTTAATTGGTTTGGCTCTTATCATGTTTTTAGTTTACACAGTGTTCGATGTTAAATTAGATAAGCAGGAAAAAGCCATTAGCTCAGAAAAAAGTGGTGAAGTTTGCGATACAGATGAGGATTTTAAATTCTCAGATTTAATTACTTTGCTTCAGAATAAATCATTTTTATATATTGCTCTACTTTGCGTAACATTTTATGCAGCTATTTTTCCATTTATGCAGTATGCACCCGATTTGTTGATTAATAAATTTGGGTTTACTCAGGATTTACCTCAGGCTGGTGAGGTTTTATTAATGGGAAGTAAAGCATTTGGTGCTGCAAGTGTTTATATTGTATTCTTCTTGTTTGCAATATTGTTTGCCGTTGTGCCAAATAATTTTGAGAATAAGCAAACTAAGGCCATGTTTAAAATTGGTGCTTTAATGGCATTTATGGCCTATTTATTTGTAATGAAAGATATTCTGGCTATTTGGTTGAATAATGGTGCTAAAACTGCAAGTTTAATTCCTTTAGGAACAATTATATTTACTCCAATTTTCGGTAATATTGTTGATAAAAAAGGTAAAGCGGCATCCTTAATGATACTTGGATCATTATTATTGATTTTTGCTCACGTATCTCTTTCGGTTCTGCATAATGTAATAATTGCATATTTCGGACTATTAAGTTTGGGAGTTGCTTTCTCGCTAGTGCCAGCAGCTATGTGGCCATCGGTTGCAAAAATTGTAGCTGAAAATAGATTAGGAACTGCTTATGCTACCATGTTTACACTACAAAACTGGGGTTTAGGTTTATTCTTTTGGGGTATTGGAGCTCTTCTTGATTTTGTAAATAAAGGTGTGGCAGAAGGAGAACCTAAAGATTATACCATTCCAATTCTTGTATTGGTAGGTTGTGGTGTAATATCTATTTTCTTGTCGTTTTTATTGAAAAAAGCGGATAGAAAACAAAATTATGGTTTAGAATTACCAAGTTAA